Proteins from a single region of Cryptomeria japonica unplaced genomic scaffold, Sugi_1.0 HiC_scaffold_1927, whole genome shotgun sequence:
- the LOC131873528 gene encoding tetraspanin-8-like: MGITIIGLLTFSTSMLSVPILGAGIWLATEADNDCEKLLPWSAITFGAFLMLVSLTGLLGFFCRVSRLFCFYLAAMCALILLLSFFTAIAYAVTDDGGQAVSGKGYREYQLGDYCLQKRVENSSEWKSTKSSLQDAKVCKKLADDSVGKVAEQFYNQFRFESNLQSGCCKPPSSCNFVYVNATFWTSTASSLTDMECSRWSNEQDQLCYDCNSCKAAMLANLKHNWQKIAVIEVVVLIALLVPVIKDIVNPEFREIVEESQFSWSM; the protein is encoded by the exons ATGGGTATTACCATAATCGGATTACTTACATTTTCAACATCTATGCTCTCTGTACCGATCTTGGGCGCTGGAATATGGCTCGCAACGGAGGCAGACAACGACTGCGAGAAGCTTCTTCCATGGTCTGCGATAACCTTCGGGGCTTTTCTCATGCTTGTCTCTCTCACCGGCTTGTTAGGCTTCTTCTGCAGAGTCTCACGGCTGTTCTGCTTTTACTTGGCCGCCATGTGTGCGCTCATTCTGCTCTTGTCCTTCTTCACTGCCATCGCCTACGCTGTTACTGACGATGGCGGTCAGGCCGTCTCAGGGAAAGGGTACAGAGAATACCAGCTGGGAGACTACTGTTTGCAGAAGAGAGTGGAAAACAGCAGCGAGTGGAAAAGCACGAAAAGCAGCCTTCAGGACGCCAAAGTATGCAAGAAACTTGCTGATGATTCGGTCGGCAAAGTTGCAGAGCAGTTCTACAACCAATTCAG ATTTGAATCGAATTTGCAGTCTGGCTGCTGCAAGCCTCCAAGCTCTTGCAACTTTGTGTATGTGAATGCCACTTTTTGGACTTCCACCGCAAGCAGCTTAACAGACATGGAGTGTAGCAGATGGAGTAATGAGCAGGATCAACTTTGCTATGACTGTAATTCATGCAAGGCAGCTATGTTGGCAAACTTGAAGCACAACTGGCAAAAGATCGCTGTTATCGAAGTTGTGGTGCTCATTGCTCTGCTTGTG